The following proteins are co-located in the Schistocerca nitens isolate TAMUIC-IGC-003100 chromosome 2, iqSchNite1.1, whole genome shotgun sequence genome:
- the LOC126236302 gene encoding E3 ubiquitin-protein ligase Hakai → METDDCRTKRMRGRARGRGRGRGRGRGRGRGKKAIKVIESDEEETPLQAPEEVTEGNEENLQPPKIDLEADISQLEAPTFTTINRGPPEPMLRLRWDHRVSLMGEKVLNPMIHCCDKCLKPILIYGRMIPCKHVFCLSCAKREDKVCPRCMEKVTRVEQTGLGTVFMCTHGGTRYGNTGCRRTYLSQRDLQAHINHRHIAVSVQDPPQFPLVVTTGSNNKPEPLPTTAAPPPRMKHDPRLQRSPPPPPPPPFAPPPSHRPPIMFTSNPPPTMRTNLITVPIQDSTAPPPVIVDPPPSAPYHHYTQAPPPQYTPYSVPPPQPSYYQAPPGYQAAPVAQYGGQGAVPQGTAAAAAAAAAAAAAAAVRAPQYQEQQVVQPYGAPPPQQWQHPPSNPAFYR, encoded by the exons ATGGAAACTGATGATTGTAGAACCAAAAGAATGCGTGGAAGAGCTCGAGGACGTggtagggggaggggaaggggaaggggcagAGGACGTGGGAAGAAGGCAATAAAG GTAATTGAAAGTGATGAGGAAGAAACTCCTCTTCAGGCACCAGAAGAAGTGACagaaggaaatgaagaaaactTGCAGCCTCCAAAAA tcgATCTTGAGGCTGACATTTCACAGCTTGAGGCACCAACATTCACAACTATCAACCGAGGTCCTCCGGAACCTATGTTACGACTTCGATGGGACCATCGTGTTAGCCTTATGGGTGAAAAGGTTCTCAACCCCATGATTCACTGTTGTGATAAATGTTTGAAGCCAATTCTGATTTATGGCAGAATG ATACCATGCAAGCATGTTTTCTGCCTATCCTGTGCAAAGCGCGAGGACAAAGTCTGTCCACGTTGTATGGAAAAAGTAACCAGAGTTGAGCAGACAGGTCTGGGAACTGTTTTTATGTGCACACATGGTGGTACGCGCTATGGAAACACGGGTTGCAGAAGAACATATCTTTCACAACGTGATCTGCAG GCACACATAAATCACAGGCACATAGCAGTGTCTGTCCAGGACCCGCCACAGTTTCCTCTTGTTGTAACAACTGGTAGCAATAATAAACCAGAACCGTTACCTACAACAGCTGCTCCCCCACCTCGCATGAAGCATGATCCCCGTTTACAGCGCTcacctccacctcctccaccaccacccttTGCTCCCCCACCATCTCACAGGCCACCCATAATGTTTACTTCCAACCCACCCCCCACAATGCGTACTAATCTCATCACAGTACCAATACAAGACTCGACTGCTCCACCACCTGTTATTGTTGATCCCCCACCTTCAGCACCTTACCACCATTACACACAAGCACCACCACCACAATATACACCATATTCCGTTCCTCCTCCACAACCCAGTTATTACCAAGCACCACCAGGCTACCAAGCAGCACCTGTGGCACAGTATGGTGGACAAGGTGCTGTTCCTCaaggtactgctgctgctgctgcggcagcagctgcagctgctgcAGCAGCTGCTGTGAGGGCTcctcagtaccaagaacaacaagTAGTTCAACCATATGGAGCCCCACCACCTCAGCAATGGCAGCATCCACCGAGCAATCCAGCCTTTTACAGATGA